The following coding sequences lie in one Glycine soja cultivar W05 chromosome 16, ASM419377v2, whole genome shotgun sequence genomic window:
- the LOC114389749 gene encoding uncharacterized protein LOC114389749 yields MTYGDLLPSLIANQLVVVTPVKIYQSPFPKWYNPSATCAYHGGTPGHSVEQCMALKHKVQSLIKARWLTFQEDGPNIKTNPLANQGKAAVNAIEMCRSHRPKHLNDVMTPRRFIYEALQDAGVIPRGGLKKDSFLMHPCMPHDMETCSAVGDLLQQMIDQGRLEVSNEEEREQHICMQSADKESHRKPKPLVIHFTRGTAPQRPQGPSAVSGIRPFPFPYKNSRTVLWRYAPPGDRKEETTGIGSLSAKVTNITGLSGITRSGCVFAPPDLPVQPMNCIGKAKVIKGQNIKVIPTPDRDVPTGRFVEGKEGLNKKEVLLEEASEFLRIIQQSKFKIIEQLNKTLARVSLLELLMSSEPHRALLVKVLNEAYVAQDISMEGFEGIINNITTNNYLTFTKEEIPTERKGHNRALHMSVKCMEHIMAKVLIENCSSMNVMPKSTLEKFPFNATHMRPSSMVVWAFDGSRREVRGETTSQYK; encoded by the coding sequence ATGACGTATGGGGACCTCTTGCCGTCTCTCATTGCCAACCAATTGGTAGTAGTGACTCCAGTGAAGATCTACCAGTCCCCTTTCCCAAAATGGTATAACCCCAGTGCGACCTGTGCATACCATGGGGGAACCCCGGGGCACTCAGTCGAACAGTGCATGGCTTTGAAACACAAGGTCCAAAGTTTAATAAAGGCTAGATGGTTAACATTCCAAGAGGACGGACCCAATATAAAAACAAACCCACTCGCCAATCAAGGAAAGGCGGCAGTTAATGCCATTGAGATGTGTAGGTCACATAGGCCCAAACATTTGAATGATGTGATGACCCCTAGAAGGTTTATCTATGAAGCCTTACAAGATGCGGGCGTAATCCCTCGCGGTGGGCTTAAGAAGGATTCCTTTTTAATGCATCCATGCATGCCGCATGATATGGAAACATGTTCAGCGGTAGGGGATTTATTACAacaaatgatagatcaaggccggCTTGAAGTCAGCAACGAGGAGGAAAGGGAACAACATATCTGCATGCAGTCAGCAGATAAGGAAAGTCATAGGAAACCTAAACCCTTGGTGATACACTTTACCAGGGGCACTGCTCCCCAAAGGCCCCAAGGCCCCTCGGCGGTATCGGGCATTAGACCTTTTCCTTTCCCTTACAAAAATAGCCGCACAGTCCTATGGAGGTACGCCCCTCCAGGTGACAGGAAGGAGGAAACTACCGGCATCGGCTCACTATCGGCCAaagtaaccaacatcaccggcttAAGCGGCATAACCCGCAGCGGTTGCGTGTTCGCACCCCCCGACCTGCCAGTGCAACCCATGAACTGTATAGGGAAAGCGAAGGTGATCAAAGGACAAAACATCAAAGTGATCCCCACACCGGACAGGGATGTTCCGACAGGGAGGTTCGTTGAGGGAAAAGAGGGCCTCAACAAGAAAGAGGTATTGTTGGAGGaggccagcgagttccttcgcatTATCCAACAAAGCAAATTCAAGATCATTGAACAACTCAACAAGACCCTGGCTAGGGTCTCCCTTCTGGAGTTGCttatgagctctgagcctcatcgagcATTATTGGTGAAGGTTTTGAATGAAGCTTAcgtagcccaagacatctccaTGGAAGGCTTTGAGGGGATCATCAATAACATCACGACCAACAACTACCTCACCTTCACCAAGGAGGAAATTCCCACCGAGAGGAAAGGGCATAATAGGGCTCTGCATATGTCGGTCAAATGCATGGAACACATTATGGCTAAGGTACTCATCGAAAACTGCTCAAGCATGAATGTGATGCCCAAGAGCACGTTGGAGAAGTTTCCGTTCAACGCCACCCACATGAGGCCGAGTTCCATGGTGGTCTGGGCCTTCGATGGTAGCCGCCGAGAGGTAAGGGGTGAGACGacctcccagtacaaatag